A genomic stretch from Mya arenaria isolate MELC-2E11 chromosome 10, ASM2691426v1 includes:
- the LOC128206858 gene encoding leucine-rich repeat-containing protein 40-like — MSKKKEDEIIPAMGPGSKISALAAPLRRFMIRQGKQVIMNFSTASMKSLPLEIWQNEEIQQNAIELRAESNRLKKLPKQVSDLEVLEILSVQNNALSALPGTISKMKKLVTLHAENNSIKAIPGTIHKSPALKYLHLSNNKIKALPKTINKATTLEIVDVSHNIIRSVKKNIYELKAKLILNNNRLGELPDASIKNSALRVLDVSHNQIAHIPDNINNVVTLTWLDLSNNDLEDLPRELGLLKYLHYLNISHNQIASLPDEVTTLEYALTYLHAGHNKIKNLPEDIHKLRRLQVLSVGSNEIEKVPNQFYELKVIRELDLSGNKLATAVGMSKLKTVESLSLANNALTELPDDIFHLKSLVTLDISGNQIKTLPDTLNKIKTLKSLNAADNRLSAIPEMLGEDQLLTSLNVSANRIQGLPQDMKRLRSLESLKIAGNQISALPKSLDSLRFLLELDVSKNSLTDFIIPKTLTSISIAGNPLFLPSQDPKSVIAILGERDYASRMVFLDASSLKLDEVPISFCHMKMLKTLKLAHNLLKEVPEELTKLRALEELDVSDNDIGALPDSIRNMQNLRVLDISQNRLSEFGEGLTQLHQLERLNISFNNLVELPEHFGELHKLIWFDISNNELMKLPEDRWDIFASMLELNITKNHVNEVPMDLPYLYRIKVLRAQSNDLTAIPSDIVKMTGLETLDLKDNLLETLPESICKLPALKELDVSDNKLKSFPNKLEQLKQRCTIVTEGQSSYKQRDPPDFLKSGEAQTTKPEEKKEE; from the exons ATGAGCAAGAAGAAAGAAGACGAAATAATTCCCGCCATGGGACCCGGAAGTAAGATCAGCGCCCTGGCCGCCCCCTTGCGGCGTTTCATGATCCGTCAGGGAAAGCAAGTCATCATGAACTTCTCTACCGCGAGTATGAAGAGTCTTCCCTTGGAAATTTGGCAGAATGAGGAAATACAGCAGAACGCGATCGAGCTCCGAGCAGAGAGCAACCGGTTAAAAAAGCTTCCGAAACAGGTTTCCGACCTGGAAGTGTTGGAAATTCTGTCCGTTCAGAACAACGCCTTGTCTGCCCTGCCTGGGACGATTTCAAAAATGAAGAAACTGGTCACACTTCACGCTGAAAACAACAGCATAAAAGCCATACCCGGCACTATCCACAAGTCTCCGGCTTTGAAATATCTACATCTctcaaacaacaaaatcaaagcGCTTCCAAAGACAATCAATAAGGCGACCACGTTAGAAATTGTCGATGTGTCACACAATATCATAAGGTCCGTGAAAAAGAACATTTACGAGTTGAAAGCGAAGCTGATCCTAAACAACAACCGACTTGGCGAGTTACCGGACGCATCCATAAAGAATTCTGCACTCCGGGTTTTAGACGTATCGCACAACCAAATCGCACACATTCCTgacaacataaacaatgttgtGACCTTGACGTGGCTTGACCTTTCCAACAATGACCTTGAGGACCTGCCGAGAGAGCTGGGACTTCTGAAGTACCTTCATTATCTGAATATTTCCCACAATCAGATAGCTTCGCTTCCCGATGAG GTGACGACCCTGGAGTACGCGCTGACGTACCTACACGCGGGCCACAACAAAATCAAGAACCTGCCTGAGGATATACATAAACTCAGAAG GTTGCAAGTGTTGTCTGTCGGAAGTAACGAGATAGAGAAGGTTCCAAACCAGTTTTACGAGCTCAAGGTCATCAGGGAGCTGGATCTATCGGGGAACAAACTCGCGACGGCCGTCGGTATGAGCAAACTGAAGACTGTGGAATCACTGAGTCTCGCCAACAACGCTTTGACGGAACTTCCCGACGATATATTTCACCTCAAATCTCTTGTCACGCTTGACATTTCCGGAAATCAAATAAAAACCCTGCCGGATACCTTGAACAAAATCAAAACGCTCAAATCACTGAATGCAGCAGACAATCGTCTGAGCGCAATCCCGGAGATGCTTGGGGAGGACCAGTTGCTGACGTCACTTAATGTTAGCGCCAACAGAATCCAGGGGCTTCCCCAAGATATGAAACGCTTGAGAAGCTTGGAAAGCCTAAAAATAGCCGGAAATCAGATATCAGCTTTACCAAAGTCTCTTGATTCCCTTCGCTTCCTTTTGGAACTGGATGTGTCCAAGAATTCCCTTACAGACTTTATTATACCAAAGACTCTTACATCTATAAGCATTGCTGGAAATCCGCTTTTCCTGCCTTCACAGGACCCAAAATCAGTTATTGCCATTCTTGGCGAAAGAGACTACGCGTCGAGAATGGTTTTCCTTGATGCTTCAAGTCTGAAACTAGATGAGGTTCCAATTAGCTTCTGTCACATGAAAATGTTAAAGACTCTAAAATTGGCGCATAATTTGCTTAAGGAGGTTCCGGAGGAGCTCACGAAGCTTCGAGCCCTAGAAGAGCTGGACGTAAGTGACAATGATATTGGGGCTCTTCCGGACAGTATCAGAAACATGCAGAATCTAAGAGTCCTGGACATCTCCCAGAACAGACTAAGTGAGTTCGGCGAAGGTTTGACCCAGTTACACCAGTTGGAAAGGTTGAACATAAGTTTTAACAACTTAGTGGAACTCCCGGAACACTTTGGTGAGCTGCATAAGCTCATCTGGTTTGACATTTCAAACAACGAGTTGATGAAACTTCCGGAAGATCGCTGGGACATTTTTGCGTCCATGTTGGAGCTGAACATCACCAAGAATCATGTTAATGAAGTACCAATGGACCTTCCATACTTGTATAGGATCAAAGTCCTTCGCGCACAGAGCAACGACCTGACAGCCATTCCAAGTGATATTGTCAAAATGACCGGATTAGAAACGCTAGATTTAAAGGACAATCTACTGGAAACGCTTCCGGAATCCATTTGCAAACTCCCCGCTCTGAAAGAACTGGATGTGTCTGATAACAAGTTGAAATCATTCCCGAACAAGCTAGAGCAGTTGAAACAACGATGCACGATTGTCACCGAGGGTCAATCTTCTTACAAGCAGCGGGACCCGCCAGATTTCCTCAAATCCGGCGAAGCACAAACAACCAAACCGGAAGAAAAGAAGGAAGAATAG
- the LOC128205742 gene encoding serine/threonine-protein kinase 3-like isoform X2 gives MSNQSELTKLSDESLARQPDEVFDIICKIGRGSSSDTSLKKLSEDHLAKPPEEVFDLLGKLGEGSYGSVFKSLHKESGQVLAIKQVPVDTDLQEIIKEISIMQQCDSPFIVKYYGSYFKNTDLWIVMEYCGAGSVADIMKLRNKCLNEEEIATILFYTLKGLEYLHSKRKIHRDIKAGNILLNTEGHAKLADFGVAGQLTDTMAKRNTVIGTPYWMAPEVIQEIGYDCVADIWSLGITALEMAEGKPPYGDIHPMRAIFMIPTKPPPSFRNPDRWTPEFIDFVSKCLIKNPEQRSTAVELLEHEFIKNAKPVTVLQKMILEAREIQEENTLNTVNGDDSGEDDAVEAGTMVRNDDGTMKGSQAGTLQSESGTVICNSENSTMMESDLGTMVINESDEEDDGTMKRHSTGTGGQEKYRPSFLDHFEKKEAEANVAQQRAVAAPPSQPLPQKQITPPHHFNRSLIDGDFEFLRNLAYDDLERRLADLDPEMEREIDELRARFHAKRQPILEAIDAKKKRQQNF, from the exons GAGCTCCTCTGACACGTCACTTAAGAAGTTGAGTGAAGACCACCTCGCTAAACCACCAGAGGAAGTTTTTGATTTGCTAGGCAAGCTGGGAGAGGG TTCTTATGGCAGTGTGTTCAAGTCTCTCCATAAGGAGTCTGGACAGGTCCTGGCCATTAAACAG GTCCCTGTGGATACCGATCTCCAGGAGATCATCAAGGAGATATCCATCATGCAACAGTGTGACAGTCCCTTCATCGTCAAGTACTATGGCAGTTACTTTAAAAACACGGACCTATGG ATTGTGATGGAATACTGTGGTGCTGGATCTGTGGCTGACATCATGAAACTGCGCAACAAATGT CTGAATGAAGAGGAGATAGCTACAATCCTGTTCTACACGCTGAAAGGCCTCGAGTACCTGCACTCGAAGCGGAAGATCCACAGGGACATCAAGGCCGGGAACATACTGCTTAACACCGAGGGTCACGCTAAGCTGGCTGACTTCGGGGTGGCAGGGCAATTGACT GACACCATGGCAAAGAGGAACACAGTGATAGGCACACCATATTGGATGGCTCCAGAGGTCATACAGGAGATCGGGTATGACTGTGTAGCAGATATCTGGAGTCTTG GTATAACAGCATTAGAGATGGCAGAAGGAAAACCTCCCTATGGTGATATTCATCCCATGAGG GCTATATTCATGATCCCAACAAAACCCCCACCCTCGTTCCGAAACCCGGACAGATGGACTCCGGAGTTCATAGACTTTGTCTCTAAATGTCTCATCAAGAACCCAGAACAGCGAAGCACAGCAGTGGAACTGTTAGAG CATGAGTTTATCAAGAACGCCAAGCCAGTTACAGTGTTACAAAAGATGATCTTGGAAGCACGAGAAATACAAGAAGAAAATACTCTCAATACTGTCAATGGGGATGACTCT GGCGAGGATGATGCTGTAGAGGCAGGAACGATGGTGCGTAATGATGACGGCACCATGAAGGGATCTCAGGCAG GCACCCTGCAGTCAGAGAGCGGCACTGTGATATGTAACAGCGAGAATAGCACTATGATGGAATCTGATCTTGGTACCATGGTGATAAACGAGTCAGATGAGGAAGATGATGGAACTATGAAAC GGCATAGCACGGGTACGGGCGGCCAGGAAAAGTACCGACCCTCATTTCTAGACCACTTTGAAAAGAAGGAGGCAGAGGCTAACGTTGCCCAGCAACGTGCTGTAGCAGCACCCCCCTCCCAGCCCCTGCCACAGAAACAGATCACACCCCCTCACCACTTCAACAGATCTCTGATTGATGGAGACTTTGAGTTT CTTCGAAACTTGGCGTATGATGACCTTGAGCGAAGACTTGCCGACCTTGATCCAGAAATGGAGCGGGAAATTGACGAACTTCGGGCGAGATTCCACGCCAAACGACAACCGATTCTAGAGGCCATAGATGCTAAAAAGAAACGACAGCAGAACTTCTGA
- the LOC128205742 gene encoding serine/threonine-protein kinase 3-like isoform X1 gives MSNQSELTKLSDESLARQPDEVFDIICKIGRGSSSDTSLKKLSEDHLAKPPEEVFDLLGKLGEGSYGSVFKSLHKESGQVLAIKQVPVDTDLQEIIKEISIMQQCDSPFIVKYYGSYFKNTDLWIVMEYCGAGSVADIMKLRNKCLNEEEIATILFYTLKGLEYLHSKRKIHRDIKAGNILLNTEGHAKLADFGVAGQLTDTMAKRNTVIGTPYWMAPEVIQEIGYDCVADIWSLGITALEMAEGKPPYGDIHPMRAIFMIPTKPPPSFRNPDRWTPEFIDFVSKCLIKNPEQRSTAVELLEHEFIKNAKPVTVLQKMILEAREIQEENTLNTVNGDDSGEDDAVEAGTMVRNDDGTMKGSQAGTLQSESGTVICNSENSTMMESDLGTMVINESDEEDDGTMKRQGTMSSSSGFSSSSMVSISSLVRHSTGTGGQEKYRPSFLDHFEKKEAEANVAQQRAVAAPPSQPLPQKQITPPHHFNRSLIDGDFEFLRNLAYDDLERRLADLDPEMEREIDELRARFHAKRQPILEAIDAKKKRQQNF, from the exons GAGCTCCTCTGACACGTCACTTAAGAAGTTGAGTGAAGACCACCTCGCTAAACCACCAGAGGAAGTTTTTGATTTGCTAGGCAAGCTGGGAGAGGG TTCTTATGGCAGTGTGTTCAAGTCTCTCCATAAGGAGTCTGGACAGGTCCTGGCCATTAAACAG GTCCCTGTGGATACCGATCTCCAGGAGATCATCAAGGAGATATCCATCATGCAACAGTGTGACAGTCCCTTCATCGTCAAGTACTATGGCAGTTACTTTAAAAACACGGACCTATGG ATTGTGATGGAATACTGTGGTGCTGGATCTGTGGCTGACATCATGAAACTGCGCAACAAATGT CTGAATGAAGAGGAGATAGCTACAATCCTGTTCTACACGCTGAAAGGCCTCGAGTACCTGCACTCGAAGCGGAAGATCCACAGGGACATCAAGGCCGGGAACATACTGCTTAACACCGAGGGTCACGCTAAGCTGGCTGACTTCGGGGTGGCAGGGCAATTGACT GACACCATGGCAAAGAGGAACACAGTGATAGGCACACCATATTGGATGGCTCCAGAGGTCATACAGGAGATCGGGTATGACTGTGTAGCAGATATCTGGAGTCTTG GTATAACAGCATTAGAGATGGCAGAAGGAAAACCTCCCTATGGTGATATTCATCCCATGAGG GCTATATTCATGATCCCAACAAAACCCCCACCCTCGTTCCGAAACCCGGACAGATGGACTCCGGAGTTCATAGACTTTGTCTCTAAATGTCTCATCAAGAACCCAGAACAGCGAAGCACAGCAGTGGAACTGTTAGAG CATGAGTTTATCAAGAACGCCAAGCCAGTTACAGTGTTACAAAAGATGATCTTGGAAGCACGAGAAATACAAGAAGAAAATACTCTCAATACTGTCAATGGGGATGACTCT GGCGAGGATGATGCTGTAGAGGCAGGAACGATGGTGCGTAATGATGACGGCACCATGAAGGGATCTCAGGCAG GCACCCTGCAGTCAGAGAGCGGCACTGTGATATGTAACAGCGAGAATAGCACTATGATGGAATCTGATCTTGGTACCATGGTGATAAACGAGTCAGATGAGGAAGATGATGGAACTATGAAAC GTCAGGGAACAATGTCATCAAGTAGCGGCTTCTCCAGCAGCAGTATGGTCAGCATCAGCAGCCTAGTCA GGCATAGCACGGGTACGGGCGGCCAGGAAAAGTACCGACCCTCATTTCTAGACCACTTTGAAAAGAAGGAGGCAGAGGCTAACGTTGCCCAGCAACGTGCTGTAGCAGCACCCCCCTCCCAGCCCCTGCCACAGAAACAGATCACACCCCCTCACCACTTCAACAGATCTCTGATTGATGGAGACTTTGAGTTT CTTCGAAACTTGGCGTATGATGACCTTGAGCGAAGACTTGCCGACCTTGATCCAGAAATGGAGCGGGAAATTGACGAACTTCGGGCGAGATTCCACGCCAAACGACAACCGATTCTAGAGGCCATAGATGCTAAAAAGAAACGACAGCAGAACTTCTGA
- the LOC128205742 gene encoding serine/threonine-protein kinase 3-like isoform X3 → MSNQRSSSDTSLKKLSEDHLAKPPEEVFDLLGKLGEGSYGSVFKSLHKESGQVLAIKQVPVDTDLQEIIKEISIMQQCDSPFIVKYYGSYFKNTDLWIVMEYCGAGSVADIMKLRNKCLNEEEIATILFYTLKGLEYLHSKRKIHRDIKAGNILLNTEGHAKLADFGVAGQLTDTMAKRNTVIGTPYWMAPEVIQEIGYDCVADIWSLGITALEMAEGKPPYGDIHPMRAIFMIPTKPPPSFRNPDRWTPEFIDFVSKCLIKNPEQRSTAVELLEHEFIKNAKPVTVLQKMILEAREIQEENTLNTVNGDDSGEDDAVEAGTMVRNDDGTMKGSQAGTLQSESGTVICNSENSTMMESDLGTMVINESDEEDDGTMKRQGTMSSSSGFSSSSMVSISSLVRHSTGTGGQEKYRPSFLDHFEKKEAEANVAQQRAVAAPPSQPLPQKQITPPHHFNRSLIDGDFEFLRNLAYDDLERRLADLDPEMEREIDELRARFHAKRQPILEAIDAKKKRQQNF, encoded by the exons GAGCTCCTCTGACACGTCACTTAAGAAGTTGAGTGAAGACCACCTCGCTAAACCACCAGAGGAAGTTTTTGATTTGCTAGGCAAGCTGGGAGAGGG TTCTTATGGCAGTGTGTTCAAGTCTCTCCATAAGGAGTCTGGACAGGTCCTGGCCATTAAACAG GTCCCTGTGGATACCGATCTCCAGGAGATCATCAAGGAGATATCCATCATGCAACAGTGTGACAGTCCCTTCATCGTCAAGTACTATGGCAGTTACTTTAAAAACACGGACCTATGG ATTGTGATGGAATACTGTGGTGCTGGATCTGTGGCTGACATCATGAAACTGCGCAACAAATGT CTGAATGAAGAGGAGATAGCTACAATCCTGTTCTACACGCTGAAAGGCCTCGAGTACCTGCACTCGAAGCGGAAGATCCACAGGGACATCAAGGCCGGGAACATACTGCTTAACACCGAGGGTCACGCTAAGCTGGCTGACTTCGGGGTGGCAGGGCAATTGACT GACACCATGGCAAAGAGGAACACAGTGATAGGCACACCATATTGGATGGCTCCAGAGGTCATACAGGAGATCGGGTATGACTGTGTAGCAGATATCTGGAGTCTTG GTATAACAGCATTAGAGATGGCAGAAGGAAAACCTCCCTATGGTGATATTCATCCCATGAGG GCTATATTCATGATCCCAACAAAACCCCCACCCTCGTTCCGAAACCCGGACAGATGGACTCCGGAGTTCATAGACTTTGTCTCTAAATGTCTCATCAAGAACCCAGAACAGCGAAGCACAGCAGTGGAACTGTTAGAG CATGAGTTTATCAAGAACGCCAAGCCAGTTACAGTGTTACAAAAGATGATCTTGGAAGCACGAGAAATACAAGAAGAAAATACTCTCAATACTGTCAATGGGGATGACTCT GGCGAGGATGATGCTGTAGAGGCAGGAACGATGGTGCGTAATGATGACGGCACCATGAAGGGATCTCAGGCAG GCACCCTGCAGTCAGAGAGCGGCACTGTGATATGTAACAGCGAGAATAGCACTATGATGGAATCTGATCTTGGTACCATGGTGATAAACGAGTCAGATGAGGAAGATGATGGAACTATGAAAC GTCAGGGAACAATGTCATCAAGTAGCGGCTTCTCCAGCAGCAGTATGGTCAGCATCAGCAGCCTAGTCA GGCATAGCACGGGTACGGGCGGCCAGGAAAAGTACCGACCCTCATTTCTAGACCACTTTGAAAAGAAGGAGGCAGAGGCTAACGTTGCCCAGCAACGTGCTGTAGCAGCACCCCCCTCCCAGCCCCTGCCACAGAAACAGATCACACCCCCTCACCACTTCAACAGATCTCTGATTGATGGAGACTTTGAGTTT CTTCGAAACTTGGCGTATGATGACCTTGAGCGAAGACTTGCCGACCTTGATCCAGAAATGGAGCGGGAAATTGACGAACTTCGGGCGAGATTCCACGCCAAACGACAACCGATTCTAGAGGCCATAGATGCTAAAAAGAAACGACAGCAGAACTTCTGA
- the LOC128205742 gene encoding serine/threonine-protein kinase 3-like isoform X4 encodes MSNQSELTKLSDESLARQPDEVFDIICKIGRGSYGSVFKSLHKESGQVLAIKQVPVDTDLQEIIKEISIMQQCDSPFIVKYYGSYFKNTDLWIVMEYCGAGSVADIMKLRNKCLNEEEIATILFYTLKGLEYLHSKRKIHRDIKAGNILLNTEGHAKLADFGVAGQLTDTMAKRNTVIGTPYWMAPEVIQEIGYDCVADIWSLGITALEMAEGKPPYGDIHPMRAIFMIPTKPPPSFRNPDRWTPEFIDFVSKCLIKNPEQRSTAVELLEHEFIKNAKPVTVLQKMILEAREIQEENTLNTVNGDDSGEDDAVEAGTMVRNDDGTMKGSQAGTLQSESGTVICNSENSTMMESDLGTMVINESDEEDDGTMKRQGTMSSSSGFSSSSMVSISSLVRHSTGTGGQEKYRPSFLDHFEKKEAEANVAQQRAVAAPPSQPLPQKQITPPHHFNRSLIDGDFEFLRNLAYDDLERRLADLDPEMEREIDELRARFHAKRQPILEAIDAKKKRQQNF; translated from the exons TTCTTATGGCAGTGTGTTCAAGTCTCTCCATAAGGAGTCTGGACAGGTCCTGGCCATTAAACAG GTCCCTGTGGATACCGATCTCCAGGAGATCATCAAGGAGATATCCATCATGCAACAGTGTGACAGTCCCTTCATCGTCAAGTACTATGGCAGTTACTTTAAAAACACGGACCTATGG ATTGTGATGGAATACTGTGGTGCTGGATCTGTGGCTGACATCATGAAACTGCGCAACAAATGT CTGAATGAAGAGGAGATAGCTACAATCCTGTTCTACACGCTGAAAGGCCTCGAGTACCTGCACTCGAAGCGGAAGATCCACAGGGACATCAAGGCCGGGAACATACTGCTTAACACCGAGGGTCACGCTAAGCTGGCTGACTTCGGGGTGGCAGGGCAATTGACT GACACCATGGCAAAGAGGAACACAGTGATAGGCACACCATATTGGATGGCTCCAGAGGTCATACAGGAGATCGGGTATGACTGTGTAGCAGATATCTGGAGTCTTG GTATAACAGCATTAGAGATGGCAGAAGGAAAACCTCCCTATGGTGATATTCATCCCATGAGG GCTATATTCATGATCCCAACAAAACCCCCACCCTCGTTCCGAAACCCGGACAGATGGACTCCGGAGTTCATAGACTTTGTCTCTAAATGTCTCATCAAGAACCCAGAACAGCGAAGCACAGCAGTGGAACTGTTAGAG CATGAGTTTATCAAGAACGCCAAGCCAGTTACAGTGTTACAAAAGATGATCTTGGAAGCACGAGAAATACAAGAAGAAAATACTCTCAATACTGTCAATGGGGATGACTCT GGCGAGGATGATGCTGTAGAGGCAGGAACGATGGTGCGTAATGATGACGGCACCATGAAGGGATCTCAGGCAG GCACCCTGCAGTCAGAGAGCGGCACTGTGATATGTAACAGCGAGAATAGCACTATGATGGAATCTGATCTTGGTACCATGGTGATAAACGAGTCAGATGAGGAAGATGATGGAACTATGAAAC GTCAGGGAACAATGTCATCAAGTAGCGGCTTCTCCAGCAGCAGTATGGTCAGCATCAGCAGCCTAGTCA GGCATAGCACGGGTACGGGCGGCCAGGAAAAGTACCGACCCTCATTTCTAGACCACTTTGAAAAGAAGGAGGCAGAGGCTAACGTTGCCCAGCAACGTGCTGTAGCAGCACCCCCCTCCCAGCCCCTGCCACAGAAACAGATCACACCCCCTCACCACTTCAACAGATCTCTGATTGATGGAGACTTTGAGTTT CTTCGAAACTTGGCGTATGATGACCTTGAGCGAAGACTTGCCGACCTTGATCCAGAAATGGAGCGGGAAATTGACGAACTTCGGGCGAGATTCCACGCCAAACGACAACCGATTCTAGAGGCCATAGATGCTAAAAAGAAACGACAGCAGAACTTCTGA